The genome window CAGCAATAAACGAAAGAGCAAGCAGACCAAGTACACTGTTAAGTAACTGTTAAGTGGAAcggctctgtttttttttttgaaaaaaatgggCCACAATACATAAAACAGTCGATTCCTGTTATTTGTGGAattctgtatttgcaaatttacctgtttgctaaaatttatttataacccccaaatcaatattTCTGGCAGCAGATACATCCAGAGCAGCGAAAATTTTGACACACGTGTTCCCAGATGAGGTCAAACAAGGTAACTGCCTTCTCgtttcagctctcatactgtaaacaaATGTCCTTTTCACAATATATTtagtgtcacttttttttttccatttttgttggtgatttcactgtttaaaatggcccccaaacCTAGTGATGAAGCACTCTCTAGTGTTCCTAAAGCACAAGTAGGCTGTAACATGCCTTGTGGAAAGCATACGTGTCTTAGATAAGCTTCCTACAGGCATGAATTACAGTGCTGTTGGTGGTGAGTTTAATGCTAATGAATCaagtatatattaaataaggcATCTTTTAAATATAAcacacataagactaagttgcaTATTGAATGGCTGTCAAAATTTTATGACCAGAGAGAGGCTCATAGGAACTAACTTTGTATTTATTTCCCCTAGGAACAACagttcagtatttgctaattcagtgtttgtggtgACTTTATAAAACATCTACCACCTATAACCAGAATCAACTATGTAGATTTTATTTGAGGCATCCAGCTCCTAAGCCCCTGCCCTTCAGGCTTGCTTCCTAACTAACTTCCTGAATCTGAAGCTGGTGTGGGCAGCAGAGAAGAATGCTCCCAGGGTGTgctgggactatataacacatTGCAAAGAGCTAGGATTTAGCAGCCTCGCACACAGCAGGAGGCATACCAATTTCTAATACTGATTGAAAACTAAGTCTGAGGTAATGCTACCCCCTCTAGTACACAAGATGCAGTAACTCTGGAGCTAAATTTTGCCTTTAAAGCAATGTAGTATTCATACCAAAGATAAGAACCAAGTGGTTATGGCACTATGGCTAGCCTAGTGATTATCTGAAATACATCTAAATCCTTAGCATTTAAGTTTTGGAAGAAATCTAAAAAGCTTCGATGCTATCTGGAAGACACTTTACGTCAAATTTTAaggcttaaataaaatatttgatagaGAACCAAGTATAAGAACAGCAAATTCTAAATCTTAAATACAAAAACCTCAATGattcaaatcaagaaaaaagaagaaaagaaaaaagaaaaaaaaagaaaaaaaaaaaaaaaagagtaactctAACAGTAATATTCCCAGGAAGAAGAAATCCATTTCTAAAGTACCTCCATTTTACAAAAAATAAGTCATTCAAGCCTTCACTCAGTCTGTTTTAGCCAAGTCACATCCCATCACagtctaaaacaaaaacaaaacccacacaaatgaaaaatgtttgcTTATCAGATTTCCAGGCCACAGACAGAGAAGAGGTTATACTAGAGTTAGACGCTAATAGCATTGAGAATTACTGGTGACAACAAGATAATAAAAAGTAGCTATAAGGAATTTAAAGTCAAGTAAAATAGCAGGGCAAGGGCAGTCCCTTGTCCTTCAGAAGCCCACAAGGGGACCAACGAGCATGCGTAAAATTTGATGTTTCTAATGATGAACTATTTATACCATTAAGAATTTGGTTAAATTAACAACAttcaaacatttttcatttttctttgcttaaCATCAATTAATTTagtttcaatatgaaaaagtaaaGGAGAGCTGGTTGCAGAGTTCTGCCACATCtggaatgggaatttattcaccaactatttcttttattaagttTCCctacctcctcctcttcctcctcctctttgtccttctctttttccttctccttttctggTAGAAGTTCTAGCTCTGGTATTAGCTGACAGATATTTGGAGGCTCTTCTGGAGGGAGCTCGACAGGGGGTATTTCCATCTGCTCAACCTGCTGAGGCTTAAAGGAGCAAAAATAAGGCAATTTAAGATGTAAGCTTTAAGGGTGGCTtcttttaaatatgcaaatagcCACTGAAGCTGTCAGGATGGAAAGAAATACTGGGGTCCTATTTCCATActttcctcaaaatcaaacttTGATTACAGTATGTatcttgttctttttcctttatattgTAAAGCAATAAAACATTAAGGCAGCTTACAACAGATTATCCATCATGCTATTATCTTATaacaagtgttttatttttacactTACTTTTTGAGAGTCATATTTAAAACGTGAAAAATCAGCAAATAACAATActataaatggttaaaaaacaaacaaaaaaagaaagtaactTTCTGCAGTAGCATTGTAGAAGAAACCAAAAACCAGAGTTCACAGCAATACCAAAGGTCTAACATCAATTTGCCCAGCAATATCAATTATTGCTGCCTAAAATTGCCTATGGTGACTATAGTATGATTCAAAATCACAAGCTTGAACTCTCAGTAAGAGAGCACTTACGGTAGTAAATAAAGGAATGAGATAGTTTTTTATATCcatctcttatattttcttcctcaGGCTTAATATAAACAGTtgagaatattaaaaacaaaacatttaacaAACCAGAAGAATGACACGGGAACAatcaccagaaggagagagatgCTAGAGTCACATGACCCACAATCTGTCCCCATTCCTATTCCTGAGCTCTTACTAGAAAAAAGCTCTGACAACCCCTTACCCACCAGAAGGCAGAGAACTAGTCCTTAAAATTGGCAAAGAGCACTTTTTAGCCAATACCTCTCGAGAAAGGCTGAACTAGGAGCCTGAGGTTATCAAAAAACCTCCCCTAGCTCAATTTATTCTATAAACTTAAAGTTGGGAAGTCCTAAAACAAATCTTCCTTTATACTTAAGTATCCTATTCCAGGTGAATTTAATGGTAGCCAAAGACTGAATGAAAGCAGCCAGATGTTGCTTTAACTTTTTTCAGCTGTTTGAGAAGTATATTCTGATCATTTAATAAGAGTCTAAAACTGCCTAGTACTGGAGACACTCAGGAATGTTTGCTGAAGAATAAACTAGAAAAAAGTTCAGAATCTAGAATTCCATATTAACCAAGAATGCTCACTTTGGGCCACTGTGAAGCAGGACTCTTCAATATTGAGTCAGAAAAACTTAGAGGTCTCACGTAACATCTTTTCCAACTTAAGAAATTGTGTTGATATCCTCAACTGCCATTCTTCTCTGGATTCATTCCTTGCCATATTCTGCCTAAGACCAAGGAACTCCCAAAGGGTTTCCTCAGCATCACTTGCTACTACTAGGAATCTAAAACCATTACCTGAATAGTCTCTAAATGTCTTGTTGGATACATTTGCTTACTTACAGGCATCACAGGCTCTGGGTCAACTTGTCCGGCCTTTCGCTTAACTCCCTGAGGGGGTGGTGGGGGCATGGTTGACTCATCCACGTTTGTTCTGCTGGTTTCCATCACAGACTCCTGGAGGCGGCTTGGCTCTTCCAAAATGGGTTCATCTGCAGTAGTCATAAGAAGAGGTGATTTAAATCATACAATTTAAACAACACTGTAGGACCACTTACTTTATGTACACTTAGACATAGGTACTTTACTCTAATGAAGGCTAGATAAAATTTTACCTCCGCAGAGATTACTCAATTTATAACTCCACAGGGATTACTCAAATACCTTATATACTTAAAGATAAGAAGGGGTCTTAAAAGCACAAGTCCCACCTCCAGTCTAATGCAGGACAACCCTTTAGCAGACTATATCTAGCCAGCCTTGAAGCtgtcaagcttttttttttttttggaaaacagaAGGCTTCATCTCTAACAAGGCAATTGATTCAATGCATTTCCCTGTCCAAATATTTGAGTACACCCCTTCATTCCTGATCTCTTTTACTTTGGCAATATATAAGGTAAATTTTAGATCAAATACTCATTTAAACTTTATCAGGGAACTATCTGAATCGAACGGACCAATAACATCACGTTGCTGATGTTGCTGTTGCTGGTCATCTCTGGGAACCTCTggattttcaaattctttaagGAACTCATCCAAATTATCAGcttctcctcctttcctcctttttctgaGGTCTTCTGGTACAAGCGGTGTAAGACAGCGTGTAAAGAGCTACagggaaaataaattaagaaaaaatttaattattaaaaaaaaaaaaaatcacactaacTGAAAACCCACCACTGACATTTCTACTTTCTCTAAGCATGTTTTTATATACTTGTAATCAGTGCACCTATGATTTAGCATGTTTTGCTTAGTACTATATCATGTTCACATTTTATTccactttaaaatgattttaaatatagACTGTTAAACACCCGCAGCAATTTTAGAAAAGCTgaagataaagaaatgaaaattttgctttattttactgCTTCCAGAGATAACactaagatttttaaatttttttgtttgtagtTTATTTTCATACTCATGCACTTAGAGCAACCCAATTGGAATAATACCAAATAGCTTTACATCATatgttttttcatatttattacaCAGCAATCTTACTAACTCAGTGGTTTTCTCCATATTTTGAATTTCTTCCTTAGGAAAAATTCCTAACAATGAGACTACTGAGTCagcaaatataaacattttaaggaCTATTTCCCAAATGATTATTTGACACACTGCTTCCAATAAAGAACAGTTTTCATCATAACCTTGCTGCTTTGGAATACATTTGATTTAGAATACAGTGAAACATATAGTAGTATCAATTTGTTCTAGGCATATTTCAACTTTATACAGGTTAACATCTAACAGCACTGTTTCATTCAACAGACTCTgaactttgttttttaatagtctGGAAAccaaagagaacagaaaattgaaaaattgagAGTCAATATTCTTTACTGTGGGAAAAGTTTTCCTTGGAAAATGTGTAAATACTGCAAATTTGAAGCACAGTACAAACTAAGGCAAGAGAATTAATAGTTTATTTTAAGAGGCTGAAGAGAAAAACTATTATTAAAAACTTAAGAGTCTTTTTAATATAGAGAAAATTCATTCTCTATCTCTTACAAATGTGGCTGTCATTTATCCTTGCATTTCAATACAATGTGGCAATGGATTGACAAGAATACAGCTATCAAAAGTTCAGGTTATGCTCAGTATACAGAgactgaagggagaaaaaaagttgCCAAGCAAAAGATACTGGACTCAAAATGATTCAAACAAAggtttcagaattttatttttttagaaaagatCAAAATGTATATGAGATGTTAAAAATTCTGCAAACTATATTACCTTCAGTAGTCTATTATTCCACAAAGGCTGAGCAGGTAAAGAGAAAAGTTTTTCCACTCCTCCTGTCTCTTTCCACATCATCAATTTCTTGGTGGGTGGTGCCAGATCCAAAGTAGTAACAATATCAGAATAATCACTAAGCTGGGCTCTAATGGTCTTGCTATCCAACTCCTTGACACTGTCAACTATTAGCTTCCTCTTCCTCTTggcttttgtttctttgactggaatgaaaaaaaaaaaaacaaggtcaTTTTCTTGAGAGAGCAGTATAAAATATACAGCTACTGCATCTGGTTCTCATTATATCCCCTGCTTTTCTACACACAGACTCTAGCAGAAAAGATAAATTTCATGAGGGTaggaattttgtgtgtgtgtgtgtgcacaaatcttcacagcagctttatttgaaatagcaaaaattcaaaacaacccaaatgaccattaACAGCTGagtaagattttaaaaagctgtgacagatccatacaatggaatactacatagcaataaaaaggagcaaaTTACTGATGCATGCAATAATATGGattaatctcaaaatatttatgctTAGTGAACTCagaaccccccccccaaagaatacatgctgtatgattccatttatataaaattctagaaaaatgtATGTTGAGATAAAGCAAATCAATGATTTGCTTGTGAAGTGTGACGAAGGTGTGAAAAGACCGGGAGGAAGGGATTATAAAGGGGCATGAGGAATCTTTTGAGTGTTGGATATgtatattgattgtggtgacagcTTCATAGGTATATACTTATGCCAAAGTATATTAATTTTTGCACTTTAAATACGTGCAGTTTATTGCATGTCAAGCATAGAAGGTAGGGATTTATTAACGGATGTTTCCCAAGCACCTACAATAGaggctggcacacagtagatgctcaataaatgaacAGAAGtacaaaatgaataaactaaatgCAAGAGCCAGTACATTTTTAACCATGTAGTTTTATACTGTAAGCAACGAACTGTAAACAATTCCGggttctgccatttattagctgtgtgaccacaAAGAAACACTAAATTCACCTTatgcctctgttttcttatttgaaaCAGAGACGGTCACTGACAGGAGCTGCAAAACACTTAGCTGGTGTCTGGCATAGATTAAGTCCTTTTGTAAATGGTGCAatcactattatttttattgggtAAGTTACAATTCACATGTGCAATTGTACAAGCACTTAGATGGACATGGGGGCCCATCCTAAACTCTTTTTGTACATTCATTTCCAATCCTTACTACAACCTTGCACAGCAAGTAGCATTATCTCAAATTTTAGGGTGAAGAAAAGCTTATGGAATTAAATAAATCCCTCAGGATTTCATTCTGCCAGACATGTTATACCCTACAGGTTTTTTACATAAAACATGCATGCATTCAAAATTTGAAAGATACAAAAAGATGTTACAATGACAGCTTTTCTCCAACCCCAGTCATCCATTCTCTGAAAGCAAAAGTTCTAGTTCTTACAATGGCTGACAAGGTCTATCTATGCTATTTTAAATACCACAGTCCTCTTTATCATCCTTACCTCATTTATAGTTCTCTGTATTATTTGTCACTAATACACAATAATATAGAACATATTTCACATATTTACTGTATTATCCATGTTCCTCTAAATAGTATTTAAGTTCCATGAGAACAGAGATTACCAGAAGCCCAAGTTAGAATTTTTAGTGATCAGTCTCAATAGGAAACCTGAAAAGTGAACCCTGTTCTACTTAAAAGTCATAACTATGTCTTGAATTATACTGTGATTTATTCCAAATATTCCACTCCACTGTTCCCTGTAAtcatcaagaaatttaaaattttcacatccAAATTACCCATTACAAATTTCCTCCTTTACTCTGAAGCAGCCACCCACTTAAATAATGTTTGGCACTATGTCTTAACAAACactaaagaaaacagaatactGATTTCAGAATCTTTGATATATGATATCAAACATTtgctatttttagtttttaggtttTCCCAAATATACACTCTAGAACTCTAGAAGATGATTATCAGTCAATTTTATACTTTACTGGAAAGAGCCCTGCAATCTGAAATGTTTCCTGTTAGACATGTGATCTATCATCTTAGTAACCCCAAAAGACTAAAATACACACTAGCAGAACACCTGCTCtatacttttttatatttcatagAAACTTGTACAGATATTCCGTAAGAGACTCAAACTATAATTGAGTAGAATAAATATTCATGACAGGTGACTGTGACAAAGCAGAAAGCAGCTTAGTTATTGAAAACGACAGCAGTAGATTAGTAGTTAAGCAAAAACCAGGACTTTACACTCtaagttttataaataaaaatatctgtttgCTCACCAGTGATATCAATAGGTTCCAAAGCAAATGCTTCTTCCTCATTTGGAACAAGTGTTGTCTGATCAGTCATAGTTGGCATTGGTTCAACAGGATCCACGGAATCAGGACTATCAGGCCCACCCACTATGAAAACAGAAACATAGTCACAAAAAGCTTGGATATTTTACATCCTACAACTGGGAAAATAACTCTCTGTGAAATCAAAAGAAACCCTGCTGGTAACCAAGAAAGAACTCTTCTGGTTATGAGGAAGCCCCTTCAGAGTTGAAACCAACTGACCAAAAAAATGGGGAGGGACATGGGACCAAACATGTAAGAGAATAAGAACCAGTTATCAATCATAAGCACTGTTTTTAAAGATATGGTTCATAAAAGCTAGACTTTTTAGTTTCTCCTCTTCTATGTTATATATCTTTTTGGATGACATACACAAATCCCAAGAAACACTGAACATGAAATGCTTACTTGACACGTTGTCATCCTCATCCATATCATCATGTGCAGGCTGCTCTGGCAACATCACCCCTGCCTCAGAGAGAGCAGGGGGATCGTCAAAGATACCACCGTCATTATTACTAATAAGTTTGTCATCTAAAATAGGGAAAGTAATTTCATTATAATTTGTACAGAAATGCTTAAGGAACAACAGCCAACCActggaaaaatacaatttaaattatgctaaaatggattaaatttaaaccTGTACTCAATTTGTATTTGTTTCTCTTTAAGGTAGTTTAGAAGTATATAAAACACCTAGTAAATGGaaataatttctcatttatattttctacttCATATTTACTTAACATAGATATTACACACAAATAGAGctagtaaaatttaaaactctgagatTAACATCATAAGCAAAATCAACTACTGCCATAACATTTTTAGGCTACAGTTTTACACAAAACTTTTGATTAAACCAATTAGTCACAATCCACATATATGTATCCAGATAATATGCTCAAGACCCAGAATTAGCAAGTGCTCCAAAACATCACaagtaaataaagaaattgtGAGAATGTCCGCCATGTTGTAACCTACCTAATATACCACCATCATTTCCTTCTCCAAAATTGTCATCCTTATATTGGTCTTCATATTCTAAATGGTTAATTTTCTCATTCAGATTGCTGGTGCTCTGCTCAGGCTCAAGTAAGAGGTTAGAAGCACTAGTGCTTACTAACATGTCATCATCCTCAAAAGCACTGCCTTCTCTCATTATCTCACGATCATCCATTCCAAAGTCTCctgaaaaatttttattattagttgAAAAGGTTAGAAAAATCATGGTCACAAAAGAAAACAGTCAGTAATTCATTACAATTATGATGTCACATTTATTTACTGAAGAGttttttgaatgttaaaacaTCTAGTTTAAACTTTAAATCTTTAGCATCTGAATTTCACAAACTGATTCTTAATTATGCATAGCTTATTATGAAGAGCAAATTCAATCAGACTCAAATTTAGGTTACCCCTAAATACGTTAAGTAAAtctaaatatgtatgtatgtatgttaggTTGAATTAACATTCACAGGCAAACTTTCTTGTTGTAATATGTTAGTAAGAAAAGAATTTGGCTTGCTACCATTTTTGAATACTTAGgtttttcaaataatatatatttgcaaTGCAATCATTCCAAAATGGCTCAAGTGAGCATTACATTTCAACATTGGGACTTTTAACATCAATATATAGGTTCTATCAGTGAATATGGGAAGCAAGAGTAGGCAAAGGACGAACTATTAAGTTAGGAGCATAAATGGAAAACTGATGATTAATACACTGGCAGC of Choloepus didactylus isolate mChoDid1 chromosome 14, mChoDid1.pri, whole genome shotgun sequence contains these proteins:
- the RAD21 gene encoding double-strand-break repair protein rad21 homolog produces the protein MFYAHFVLSKRGPLAKIWLAAHWDKKLTKAHVFECNLESSVESIISPKVKMALRTSGHLLLGVVRIYHRKAKYLLADCNEAFIKIKMAFRPGVVDLPEENREAAYNAITLPEEFHDFDQPLPDLDDIDVAQQFSLNQSRVEEITMREEVGNISILQENDFGDFGMDDREIMREGSAFEDDDMLVSTSASNLLLEPEQSTSNLNEKINHLEYEDQYKDDNFGEGNDGGILDDKLISNNDGGIFDDPPALSEAGVMLPEQPAHDDMDEDDNVSMGGPDSPDSVDPVEPMPTMTDQTTLVPNEEEAFALEPIDITVKETKAKRKRKLIVDSVKELDSKTIRAQLSDYSDIVTTLDLAPPTKKLMMWKETGGVEKLFSLPAQPLWNNRLLKLFTRCLTPLVPEDLRKRRKGGEADNLDEFLKEFENPEVPRDDQQQQHQQRDVIDEPILEEPSRLQESVMETSRTNVDESTMPPPPPQGVKRKAGQVDPEPVMPPQQVEQMEIPPVELPPEEPPNICQLIPELELLPEKEKEKEKDKEEEEEEEDEDASGGDQDQEERRWNKRTQQMLHGLQRALAKTGAESISLLELCRNTNRKQAAAKFYSFLVLKKQQAIELTQEEPYSDIIATPGPRFHII